The Anomaloglossus baeobatrachus isolate aAnoBae1 chromosome 10, aAnoBae1.hap1, whole genome shotgun sequence genome has a segment encoding these proteins:
- the LOC142255129 gene encoding uncharacterized protein LOC142255129 — MSFSTFSYGATEVTDILSKVTIPDSFLSTPSEEVRTRDYEKELRKRTAFELHCATLAQYHRVQRIPRGLRVSLRPTLFSENSDYCSKFESILNKCSMDIIILTIEFLQKEIEELGPKIRSIEDQLTNSLPSTEWDKIHKKTQDTIAEFRKTLQERKRLKFVRDQEDYSRDRVYRWRSSDNFSRRPAGPSGPSRYSASSGSDSDSFFSRPSHFLEQRQSTRGRPGGGRGKAFTPYRVQTRSQVTHNT, encoded by the coding sequence ATGTCTTTTTCAACTTTTTCCTATGGAGCGACTGAGGTCACTGACATATTGTCAAAAGTGACAATTCCGGACTCTTTTTTGTCAACACCTTCAGAAGAAGTTCGCACCCGCGATTATGAGAAAGAACTCAGAAAACGGACCGCATTTGAACTACACTGTGCCACATTGGCACAATACCACAGAGTACAGCGTATCCCGAGGGGTTTGAGGGTATCCCTTCGACCTACACTTTTCTCGGAGAACTCGGATTATTGCTCTAAATTCGAGAGCATTCTAAACAAATGCTCAATGGACATTATTATTTTGACCATAGAATTCTTACAAAAGGAGATAGAGGAGCTTGGACCAAAAATTCGTTCCATTGAGGACCAACTTACGAACAGCCTACCCAGCACCGAATGGGATAAAATCCATAAGAAAACTCAAGACACCATTGCAGAATTTCGAAAGACCTTGCAAGAAAGGAAGCGCCTAAAGTTCGTCCGTGATCAGGAGGACTACTCCAGAGACCGAGTTTACAGGTGGCGATCATCGGATAATTTCTCCAGACGACCAGCAGGACCTTCGGGCCCCTCACGATATTCGGCCTCTTCTGGCTCGGATAGTGATTCCTTCTTCTCCCGGCCGTCCCATTTTTTAGAACAGAGACAATCCACAAGAGGGCGACCCGGCGGGGGAAGAGGAAAGGCGTTCACACCATATCGAGTACAAACCCGCTCTCAG
- the LOC142255130 gene encoding uncharacterized protein LOC142255130 — protein sequence MSFSTFSYGATEVTDILSKVTIPDSFLSTPSEEVRTRDYEKELRKRTAFELHCATLAQYHRVQRIPRGLRVSLRPTLFSENSDYCSKFESILNKCSMDIIILTIEFLQKEIEELGPKIRSIEDQLTNSLPSTEWDKIHKKTQDTIAEFRKTLQERKRLKFVRDQEDYSRDRVYRWRSSDNFSRRPAGPSGPSRYSASSGSDSDSFFSRPSHFLEQRQSTRGRPGGGRGKAFTPYRVQTRSQVTHNT from the exons ATGTCTTTTTCAACTTTTTCCTATGGAGCGACTGAGGTCACTGACATATTGTCAAAAGTGACAATTCCGGACTCTTTTTTGTCAACACCTTCAGAAGAAGTTCGCACCCGCGATTATGAGAAAGAACTCAGAAAACGGACCGCATTTGAACTACACTGTGCCACATTGGCACAATACCACAGAGTACAGCGTATCCCGAGGGGTTTGAGGGTATCCCTTCGACCTACACTTTTCTCGGAGAACTCGGATTATTGCTCTAAATTCGAGAGCATTCTAAACAAATGCTCAATGGACATTATTATTTTGACCATAGAATTCTTACAAAAGGAGATAGAGGAGCTTGGACCAAAAATTCGTTCCATTGAGGACCAACTTACGAACAGCCTACCCAGCACCGAATGGGATAAAATCCATAAGAAAACTCAAGACACCATTGCAGAATTTCGAAAGACCTTGCAAGAAAGGAAGCGCCTAAAGTTCGTCCGTGATCAGGAGGACTACTCCAGAGACCGAGTTTACAGGTGGCGATCATCGGATAATTTCTCCAGACGACCAGCAGGACCTTCGGGCCCCTCACGATATTCGGCCTCTTCTGGCTCGGATAGTGATTCCTTCTTCTCCCGGCCGTCCCATTTTTTAGAACAGAGACAATCCACAAGAGGGCGACCCGGCGGGGGAAGAGGAAAGGCGTTCACACCATATCGAGTACAAACCCGCTCTCAG GTCACTCACAACACCTGA